The Amycolatopsis sp. NBC_01480 genome segment TCAGAGCTGTAGAGTGGATGCGTAACATCTTCGTGGGCAAGTCCTCGGCCTATTAGTACCAGTCAACTCGACAACACATTACTGTGCTTCCATTTCTGGCCTATCAACCCAATGGTCTCTTGGGGGCCTTAACCCACATGGGGTGGGATACCTCATCTTGGAACAGGCTTCCCGCTTAGATGCCTTCAGCGGTTATCCCTTCCGAACGTGGCCAACCAGCCATGCCCCTGGCGGGACAACTGGCACACCAGAGGTTCGTCCGTCCCGGTCCTCTCGTACTAGGGACAGCCTTCCTCAAGTATCCTACGCGCGCGGCGGATAGGGACCGAACTGTCTCACGACGTTCTAAACCCAGCTCGCGTGCCGCTTTAATGGGCGAACAGCCCAACCCTTGGGACCTACTCCGGCCCCAGGATGCGACGAGCCGACATCGAGGTGCCAAACCATGCCGTCGATATGGACTCTTGGGCAAGATCAGCCTGTTATCCCCGGGGTACCTTTTATCCGTTGAGCGACACCCCTTCCACCAGGTGGTGCCGGATCACTAGTCCCGACTTTCGTCCCTGCTCGACATGTCTGTCTCACAGTCAAGCTCCCTTGTGCACTTGCACTCAACACCTGATTGCCAACCAGGCTGAGGGAACCTTTGGGCGCCTCCGTTACTCTTTAGGAGGCAACCGCCCCAGTTAAACTACCCATCAGGCACTGTCCCTGAACCAGATCATGGTCCGAGGTTGAGATTCCCAATTCGACCAGAGTGGTATTTCAACAACGACTCCACAGTAACTAGCGTCACCGCTTCACAGTCTCCCACCTATCCTACACAAGCCGAACCGAAAACCAATACCAAACTATAGTAAAGGTCCCGGGGTCTTTCCGTCCTGCCGCGCGTAACGAGCATCTTTACTCGTAGTGCAATTTCGCCGGGCCTGTGGTTGAGACAGCCGGAAAGTCGTTACGCCATTCGTGCAGGTCGGAACTTACCCGACAAGGAATTTCGCTACCTTAGGATGGTTATAGTTACCACCGCCGTTTACTGGCGCTTAAATTCTCAGCTTCACCCCCGAAGGGATTAACCGGTCCTCTTAACGTTCCAGCACCGGGCAGGCGTCAGTCCATATACATCGTCTTGCGACTTCGCATGGACCTGTGTTTTTAGTAAACAGTCGCTTTCCGCTGGTCTCTGCGGCCACCCACCCCTAGCCTGTAAAAAGCTTCAGGATGTTTGGCCCCCCTTCTCCCGAAGTTACGGGGGCATTTTGCCGAGTTCCTTAACCACAGTTCACCCGATCGCCTTAGTATTCTCTACCTGACCACCTGTGTTGGTTTGGGGTACGGGCCGTGCATGCACTCACTAGAGGCTTTTCTCGGCAGCATAGGATCACTCTACTTCGCCTCAAACGGCTACGCATCACGTCTCAGCCTCATGGAACACGGATTTGCCTATGTTCCGGCCTACACGCTTACACCAGGACAACCATCGCCTGGCGGAGCTACCTTCCTGCGTCACCCCATCGCTTGACTACTACGAAATCAGGTCCCACGCTCCACACACCCACCTAAGCCCGAAGGCTTCGCTGAGCGGCTTTGGGTGGTTAGTATCAAACGCCTCGTCATGGGCGCACATGCTCGGGTACGGGAATATCAACCCGTTGTCCATCGACTACGCCTGTCGGCCTCGCCTTAGGTCCCGACTTACCCTGGGCGGATTAGCCTGGCCCAGGAACCCTTGGTCATCCGGCGGCAGAGTTTCTCACTCTGCATTCGCTACTCATGCCTGCATTCTCACTCCCACACCCTCCACGACTCGTTCACACGGCCGCTTCCCTGGATGCAGGACGCTCCCCTACCCATCAACACGACTACACAAGGACTTCAAGAGTCCAAGCGGATCTATTGTGTCAATGACACAGCTTCGGCGGTGTGCTTAAGCCCCGCTACATTGTCGGCGCAGGACCACTTGACCAGTGAGCTATTACGCACTCTTTCAAGGGTGGCTGCTTCTAAGCCAACCTCCTGGTTGTCTGGGCAATCCCACATCCTTTCCCACTGAGCACACACTTAGGGGCCTTAGCTGGTGTTCTGGGCTGTTTCCCTCTCGACGACGAAGCTTATCCCCCGCCGTCTCACTGCCACACTCTCACACCACGGTATTCGGAGTTTGGTTGATTTCGGTAACCCGGTAAGGCCCCTAGACCATCCAGTAGCTCTACCCCCGCGGTGAAACATGTGACGCTGCACCTAAATGCATTTCGGGGAGAACCAGCTATCACGGAGTTTGATTGGCCTTTCACCCCTACCCACAGCTCATCCCCTCAGTTTTCAACCTAAGTGGGTTCGGGCCTCCACGACGTCTTACCGTCGCTTCACCCTGGCCATGGGTAGATCACTCCGCTTCGGGTCTAGACCACGCGACTCACACGCCCTATTCAGACTCGCTTTCGCTACGGCTACCCCACACGGGTTAACCTCGCCACGCAGCACTAACTCGCAGGCTCATTCTTCAAAAGGCACGCCATCACCTTATTACGGCTCTGACGGCTTGTAGGCACACGGTTTCAGGTACTCTTTCACTCCCCTCCCGGGGTACTTTTCATCTTTCCCTCACGGTACTAGTCCGCTATCGGTCTTCAGGAAGTATTTAGGCTTACCGGGTGGTCCCGGCAGATTCACAGCAAATTCCACGAGCTCGCTGCTACTCGGGAACACCACCAAAATCGATGAAACTGGTTTTCGCGTACGGGACTCTCACCCACTCCGGTCGCCCATCCCAAGGCGTTCCACTAACCAGCACACCCATCCGAGAACGTGTCAGCATTCTCAAGGCGGGTCCCACAACACCGACTACACAACCCCTGACAGGTATCACATGCAATCGGTTTAGCCTCTTCCGCTTTCGCTCGCCACTACTCACGGAATCACGGTTGTTTTCTCTTCCTACGGGTACTGAGATGTTTCACTTCCCCGCGTTCCCTCCACACCGGCTATATATTCACCGGCAGGTAACACCACATCACTGGTGCTGGGTTTCCCCATTCGGAAATCCTCGGATCACAGCTCGGTTGACAGCTCCCCGAGGCTTATCGCAGCCTCCTACGTCCTTCATCGGCTCCTGAAGCCAAGACATCCACCATGTGCCCTTAACAACTTGACCACAAAGATGCTCGCATCCACTCTACAGTTCTCAAACACCACACCAGAAACAACAGTGTGTTGCCTCAGGACCCAACAGCGTGCCAATGAACACCCGACAACCCGAGCTAACGAAACAAACGTTCCACGCGACACCCGAAGATGCTGCAGTACTTGCTTGAACCTCACTCACCATCGCCGGCGATAACCAGTAGTTCCACAATTCCTTGAGCAAGCTCGGCAACACCACAGGCGGGTGTTAAACCGTGCCCACTCCACACTCGGTTCCGGGTATCCCGGGAATGTGGATGTGTTGTGCTCCTTAGAAAGGAGGTGATCCAGCCGCACCTTCCGGTACGGCTACCTTGTTACGACTTCGTCCCAATCGCCAGTCCCACCTTCGACCACTCCCTCCCTTACGGGTTGGGCCATGGGCTTCGGGTGTTACCGACTTTCATGACGTGACGGGCGGTGTGTACAAGGCCCGGGAACGTATTCACCGCAGCGTTGCTGATCTGCGATTACTAGCGACTCCGACTTCACGCAGTCGAGTTGCAGACTGCGATCCGAACTGAGACCGGCTTTAAGGGATTCGCTCCACCTCGCGGTATCGCAGCCCTCTGTACCAGCCATTGTAGCATGTGTGAAGCCCTGGACATAAGGGGCATGATGACTTGACGTCATCCCCACCTTCCTCCGAGTTGACCCCGGCAGTCTCCCACGAGTCCCCGCCATAACGCGCTGGCAACGTAGGATAAGGGTTGCGCTCGTTGCGGGACTTAACCCAACATCTCACGACACGAGCTGACGACAGCCATGCACCACCTGTACACCAACCACAAGGGAAGCCCCATCTCTGAGGATGTCTGGCGCATGTCAAGCCCAGGTAAGGTTCTTCGCGTTGCATCGAATTAATCCACATGCTCCGCCGCTTGTGCGGGCCCCCGTCAATTCCTTTGAGTTTTAGCCTTGCGGCCGTACTCCCCAGGCGGGGCGCTTAATGCGTTAGCTACGGCACGGACAACGTGGATGTCGCCCACACCTAGCGCCCAACGTTTACAGCGTGGACTACCAGGGTATCTAATCCTGTTCGCTCCCCACGCTTTCGCTCCTCAGCGTCAGTATCGGCCCAGAGACCCGCCTTCGCCACCGGTGTTCCTCCTGATATCTGCGCATTTCACCGCTACACCAGGAATTCCAGTCTCCCCTACCGAACTCAAGTCTGCCCGTATCGACTGCACGCTGAAGGTTAAGCCTCCAGATTTCACAGCCGACGCGACAAACCGCCTACGAGCTCTTTACGCCCAATAATTCCGGACAACGCTTGCACCCTACGTATTACCGCGGCTGCTGGCACGTAGTTAGCCGGTGCTTCTTATCCAGGTACCGTCACTTGCGCTTCGTCCCTGGCGAAAGAGGTTTACAACCCGAAGGCCGTCATCCCTCACGCGGCGTCGCTGCATCAGGCTTTCGCCCATTGTGCAATATTCCCCACTGCTGCCTCCCGTAGGAGTCTGGGCCGTGTCTCAGTCCCAGTGTGGCCGGTCACCCTCTCAGGCCGGCTACCCGTCGTCGCCTTGGTAGGCCATTACCCCACCAACAAGCTGATAGGCCGCGGGTTCATCCTGTACCGCCAGAACTTTCAACAACCCCCCATGCGAGGAGATGTGATATCCGGTATTAGACCCCGTTTCCAAGGCTTATCCCAGAGTACAGGGCAGATTACCCACGTGTTACTCACCCGTTCGCCACTCATCCACCACCGAAGCGGTTTCAGCGTTCGACTTGCATGTGTTAAGCACGCCGCCAGCGTTCGTCCTGAGCCAGGATCAAACTCTCCAACAATGAACAGTTCGATCGAGACCATTCTCTCAATCATTCTCAAAGGAAACCCCGACGAGGGGGTTTCATATAAGCTCTACTGGCTTAGTTCACTAGCACACTGTTGAGTTCTCAAGCAACACACCCCAGAAGAAACCAGAACCCCTCAGGGCCAGCCTCAACCGAAGCAGTCATTCCTAGCAGTTTTTGGTGGGACACCCACTCCATCACCTTCCGGTGAGAGCTTGGTTCGTGCCCCGGCGGCCACCCGGTTTCCCTGGCGACTTGGAGAACTTTACATGCCGAAAAACCCTCCGGAACAGGGGGGTCCCTTAACTGGATCTTCGCAGGTCAAACCACGCGAACCAGCCAAGCGAAGCCAGGATCGGCCGCTCGCACCCCCGAACCTACTCGCAAACCGCCCTCAAGAACATTGCTCCGACTACATTGCGTTCCATTGCACCGATGGATAGCTCTGATTAGCGTCGGCGGCATGGCACAGCTCCAGCTCGGCGACGGCACCTGCCTCGCGTACGACGACCACCGGCCCGAGAACACCGGCCTTCCCCTGCTGCTCGTCCACGGCCACCCGTTCGACCGCTCGATGTGGCGTCCCCAGGCGGAGCACTTCGCGCGGCGCGGCCATCGTGTGGTCGTCCCGGATCTCCGCGGATACGGCGAGAGCACCGGGCCCGCCGTCGAAACCCTGGCCGGCTTCACCCGGGACCTCATCGCCCTCGCCGATCACCTGGGCCTGGCGGAGTTCGGGCTCGGCGGCCTGTCCATGGGCGGGCAGATCGTCATGCAGACCGTCCGGGACCACCCCGGGCGCGTCAGCGCGCTGCTTCTCGCCGACACCTTCCCTACAGAAGAGACAGCGGAGGGGAAGGTGGCGCGCAACGCCGCAGCTGACCGCGTGCTCGTCGAGGGCATGGCTCGCTACGCGGACGAGCTGCTCCCGAAGATGGTGTCGGCCGAGACCCTGCGAGACAGCCCCGACGTCGCGAAGCACGTTCTCACGATGATGCGTGACGCTCCCGCCGAAGGAGCCGCGGCGGCGTTGCGGGCCCGCGCCGAACGGCCGGACTACCGCGAGGTGCTCGGCCGGGTCGGCGTCCCCACGCTGGTGGTCGTCGGCAGTGAGGACGAGTTCACCCCGGTCTCCGACGGCGAGCTGATGCACCGGCTCGTCACCGGTTCCGCGCTGGCGGTGATCCGGGGCGCGGGCCACTTGCCTAACCTGGAGCGCGCGGCCGAGTTCAACGACGTGTTCGGCCGGTTCCTGGACACTCCCCGGCTCCGGCCGGCCTCAGGGGAAGAACGGTGACCCACCCCATGAAGACCGTATTCGTGACCGGCGCGAGTGCCGGCTTCGGCGCCGCGATCACGCGCCGGTTCGTCGCCGAGGGCGCGCGGGTCGTCGCCGCGGCCCGCAGCGAGGACAAGCTGGCGGCGCTGGCCTCGGAGCTCGGCGAGGCCGTGCTGCCCGTCGTGCTCGACGTGCAGGACGCCGACGCCGTCACGTCCGTGATCGCCGCGCTGCCCGAAGGGTGGGGGCAGGTGGACGTGCTGGTGAACAACGCCGGCCTGGCGAAGGGCCTCGAGCCCGCCCATCAGGCGCAGCTGGCCGACTGGGACCAGATGATCGCGACCAACGTGACCGGCCTGGTGCACGTCACGCGCGCGCTGCTGCCCGGCATGGTCGAGCGCGGCCGCGGCCACGTGATCAACATCGGCTCGATCGCGGGCACCTACCCGTACCCCGGCGGCAACGTCTACGGCGCGACCAAGGCGTTTGTGCACCAGTTCAGCCTGAACCTGCGCAGCGACCTGCACGGCACGGGCGTGCGCGTGACCAACATCGAGCCGGGCATGGTCGGCGGCACGGACTTCTCGAAGGTGCGCTTCGGCGGCGACGAGGCCAAGGCCGGCAACGTCTACGCCGGCACCACGCCGCTGACCGCCGAGGACGTCGCCGAGTCGGTGTACTGGGCCTCCGCGCAGCCGCCGCACGTGAACGTGAACGTCATCGAGATCATGCCGGTGGTGCAGAGCTCCGCCGCCCTGCAGATCTACCGCGAGAGCTGAGCCGGGAACGCCGTCAAGGACTCCTTACCGGCGCTGGACGCGGGTAAGGAGTCCTTGGCGGTGGATCAGGACGGCGCGAACTCGGCGAGGCCGAACAGCTCGTAGAGCGCCTGCTGCGCCGGGTCGCGGTCGGTGAGGATGCGGCGGGCGCGCGGGCGGCCGCCGGTGGACGGGTAGCGCAGCACCGTTTCGCCGATGCCGCACAGCTGGTCCAGCAGCTCGCCGACGGACAGGTTCATGCCCGCGTTGTCCGCCTCGCGCCGCATCACGTGGGTGACGGTGGCGGCGAGCACCGAGACGAGCGTGTGCACGGCGATGCGGTGGCGCGTCCACTCCCAGCGCGGCTTCGGGCCGACGGCGGCCGGGCCGGTCAGCCAGCGGAACGTGGACTCCAGGTGGGTGCGCGCGCGGTAGGCCGTGACCAGTTCGGCCACCGGCCAGTCGTGGTCGGTGACCAGGATCTGCTTGCCGAAGAACTCGTCGACGAGCCGGGTGACGGCGGCCTGGTCCACCTGCCAGGTCAGCCGCAGCTCACCCGGGTGCGTGCCGCTCAGCGTGGTGGTCAGCACGCGTTCGGCGCGGCGGCCGCGGGTGACTCGGGCGATCTCGGAGCGCACTTGCGCCCGGTCGCCGCGGTGGGTGCCCGCGGCCAACGCTGCGGCGAGGCCGTCCAGCTCGCGGACGGCGGTGCTCAGCTCGTCGGCGAACGCCCGTGACTGCGCGGCGTGCAGCGTGGCCGAGTGGGTGAGGATCACCCGCCTTCGCACGCCGTCGACGACGGCCCGGGTGTCGATCGCCGTGAGGCCGGCGAAACGCTCCGGGTCCACGCGCCGGCGCAGCGACGCCGGCTGGGTCAGCAGTTCCGGATGGTCGGCCAGCGGCAGTGATCCGACAAACCCACTGCGCGCGCCGAGGTCCAGCTGCGCGGCCTGGCCCGAGTGGAAGACGAGCGTGAGGCCGGTGGCGGGATAACGCTCGCCCAGTTCCCCGGCCAGCGCGCCGAACGTCGGGGCCGCGCCGCCCTCGCGCCGGTAGACCCGCGACGAGAGCGGGATCGCGCCGTCTCGCGTCACCACCAGGCCCAGCCCGGCCAGGACGTCCTGGCACGCCGAAGGCAGCGTGCAGTCGGCGGCGGTGAAGGCGGCGAACTGCGGCACGTCGACCGCGAGCGCCGACGTGCCGTCGTCGCCCAGCAGGTCGAGCACCGCTTCCGCGATGGCGGTCTCGATGGCCGTGATCCGCTCCGGGGTGAGGCGTTGCAACGCGCGCCAATGAGCCTCCGTGGTCACCGCGGCTTTCGGCGGGCGCGGGCGAACCAAGTCCTGCGCAACGGAGCCCGCCCACCACTCGCCGAGCGCGGTGCCCGGCGCGGTCGCACGGTGCAGGACGGCGAGCGCGAGGTGGAGGCCGAGCGTGGTCTTCGCGCGCTGGGGGCCGACCACGGCGTCGACCCGCCGGACGAGGTCGAGCCGCCGCAGCGTGCCCCAGACCGCGGCGATGTCGCCGAACGTCCGGTGCCGCGCGCCGCCGGGGGCCGATCCGCCGCCGGCCAGCGCCCCGGCGATCTCCTCGGCCGTGCCGAGGTAGCGCTGGCCCACCACCCGGGGCTCGCCGTCCACCCGCGCGGACTCGGCCAGGTAGTAGTAGGTCCGGCCGCCGATCCGCTTCCCGATCACCGATGCCACACTTTAGGTAATACACGCGCAACCGGTGATCGACAACCTTCCCGGGCCGCTGACCTGGGCGGACGATCTTCGGTCCCGAATGGGTGAGGCAGTGACGAGCGGGGCACTGGTCGGCGACCGGACGCGGACCTAGCGTGGCGGGAATGGCACCCGACCCTGACCTGACCGCCCCCACCCCGTCGGCGATGCGACGCGCGCTCGCCCGGGCCCGGGACGGGAAGACGCTCGACGTCGCCGAGTCCACCGTGCTGCTGCACGCGCGCGGCGAAGACCTGGCGACGCTGTCCGACCATGCCTCCCGAATCCGTGACGCCGGCCTCGAAGAAGCCGGTCGCGCGGGCATCATCACCTACAGCCGCAAGGTCTTCATCCCGTTGACCCGGCTTTGCCGCGACCGTTGCGGCTACTGCACTTTCGTGACCGTGCCGGGGCGGCTGGAGTCGCCGTTCCTCTCGCCCGACGAGGTCCTCGACATCGCCCGCAAGGGCGCGGAGATGGGCTGCAAGGAAGCGCTGTTCACGCTCGGCGACCGGCCGGAGGACCGCTGGAGCGCGGCCCGCGACTGGCTCGACGCGCACGGCTACGACGACACGCTCTCGTACGTCCGCGCGATGGCCATCCGCGTGCTGGAGGAGACCGGCCTGCTGCCGCACCTGAACCCGGGAGTGCTGAGCTGGCAGGACTTCCAGCGGCTCAAGCCCGTCGCGCCGTCGATGGGCATGATGCTGGAGACCACCGCGACCCGGCTGTGGAGCGAGAAGGGCGGCCCGCACTACGGCTCGCCGGACAAGGAGCCCGCCGTCCGGCTGCGGGTGCTGGAGGACGCCGGGCGCAGCTCGGTGCCGTTCACCACCGGGGTGCTGATCGGCATCGGCGAGACGCACGAAGAACGAGCCGAGGCCCTGTTCGCCATCCGCAAGACCGCGCGGGAGTACGGCGGCATCCAGGAAGTCATCGTGCAGAACTTCCGCGCGAAGCCGGACACGAAGATGCGCGCGACCCCGGACGCCGACCTGGAGGAGCTGGCGGCCAACATCGCCGTCGCGCGGCTCGTGCTCGGGCCGAAGATGCGCATCCAGGCCCCGCCGAACCTGATCGGCAACCAGTACGACCTGATGATCCGCGCCGGGATCGACGACTGGGGCGGCGTTTCGCCGCTGACCCCGGACCACGTGAACCCCGAGCGCGCCTGGCCGCAGATCGACCAGCTCGCGCGCCAGACCGAGAAGGCCGGCTACCAGCTTCGCGAGCGGCTGACGATCTACCCCGAGTACGTGAACATCGGCGAGCCGTGGCTCGACCCGCGCATCACCCGGCACGTGGCCGCGCTCGTCGACCCGGCGACGGGGCTGGCGCGCGAGGGCGCGATGCCGGTCGGCATCCCGTGGCAGGAGCCGGACGGCGGCTGGCAGCAGTCCGGCCGCACCGACCTGCACACCGAGATCGACACCACCGGCCGCACCG includes the following:
- a CDS encoding bifunctional FO biosynthesis protein CofGH, whose protein sequence is MAPDPDLTAPTPSAMRRALARARDGKTLDVAESTVLLHARGEDLATLSDHASRIRDAGLEEAGRAGIITYSRKVFIPLTRLCRDRCGYCTFVTVPGRLESPFLSPDEVLDIARKGAEMGCKEALFTLGDRPEDRWSAARDWLDAHGYDDTLSYVRAMAIRVLEETGLLPHLNPGVLSWQDFQRLKPVAPSMGMMLETTATRLWSEKGGPHYGSPDKEPAVRLRVLEDAGRSSVPFTTGVLIGIGETHEERAEALFAIRKTAREYGGIQEVIVQNFRAKPDTKMRATPDADLEELAANIAVARLVLGPKMRIQAPPNLIGNQYDLMIRAGIDDWGGVSPLTPDHVNPERAWPQIDQLARQTEKAGYQLRERLTIYPEYVNIGEPWLDPRITRHVAALVDPATGLAREGAMPVGIPWQEPDGGWQQSGRTDLHTEIDTTGRTDDRRGDFDSVYGDWNELAGKIKPGPQKFDTDVLEALRSAEKDPAGLSDDAALALLHADGPELDALTKLADDLRREVVGDDITFVVTRNINFTNVCYTGCRFCAFAQRRTDADAYTLSLDQVGDRVDEAWAAGATEICMQGGIHPDLPGTAYFDLAAEVKRRQPDIHLHSYSPMEVVNGASRTNLSIRDWLIRAKESGVDSLPGTAAEILDDDVRWVLTKGKLPTSAWIEVVTTAHEIGLPTTSTMMYGHVDNPSHWVAHLKLLARLQREGMEKNGRRGFTEFVLLPFIHQSAPIYLAGLARAGTTLRENRAVHALARLLLHGTFDNIQSSWVKLGEEGSRAVLQGGVNDIGGTLMEETISRMAGAANGSYKTISDMRAMVEPLGRPLRQRTTGYGTPSAERIAAADASDGVATAVRKPLLPLLTP
- a CDS encoding SDR family oxidoreductase, with product MKTVFVTGASAGFGAAITRRFVAEGARVVAAARSEDKLAALASELGEAVLPVVLDVQDADAVTSVIAALPEGWGQVDVLVNNAGLAKGLEPAHQAQLADWDQMIATNVTGLVHVTRALLPGMVERGRGHVINIGSIAGTYPYPGGNVYGATKAFVHQFSLNLRSDLHGTGVRVTNIEPGMVGGTDFSKVRFGGDEAKAGNVYAGTTPLTAEDVAESVYWASAQPPHVNVNVIEIMPVVQSSAALQIYRES
- a CDS encoding IS1634 family transposase, whose amino-acid sequence is MASVIGKRIGGRTYYYLAESARVDGEPRVVGQRYLGTAEEIAGALAGGGSAPGGARHRTFGDIAAVWGTLRRLDLVRRVDAVVGPQRAKTTLGLHLALAVLHRATAPGTALGEWWAGSVAQDLVRPRPPKAAVTTEAHWRALQRLTPERITAIETAIAEAVLDLLGDDGTSALAVDVPQFAAFTAADCTLPSACQDVLAGLGLVVTRDGAIPLSSRVYRREGGAAPTFGALAGELGERYPATGLTLVFHSGQAAQLDLGARSGFVGSLPLADHPELLTQPASLRRRVDPERFAGLTAIDTRAVVDGVRRRVILTHSATLHAAQSRAFADELSTAVRELDGLAAALAAGTHRGDRAQVRSEIARVTRGRRAERVLTTTLSGTHPGELRLTWQVDQAAVTRLVDEFFGKQILVTDHDWPVAELVTAYRARTHLESTFRWLTGPAAVGPKPRWEWTRHRIAVHTLVSVLAATVTHVMRREADNAGMNLSVGELLDQLCGIGETVLRYPSTGGRPRARRILTDRDPAQQALYELFGLAEFAPS
- a CDS encoding alpha/beta fold hydrolase; its protein translation is MAQLQLGDGTCLAYDDHRPENTGLPLLLVHGHPFDRSMWRPQAEHFARRGHRVVVPDLRGYGESTGPAVETLAGFTRDLIALADHLGLAEFGLGGLSMGGQIVMQTVRDHPGRVSALLLADTFPTEETAEGKVARNAAADRVLVEGMARYADELLPKMVSAETLRDSPDVAKHVLTMMRDAPAEGAAAALRARAERPDYREVLGRVGVPTLVVVGSEDEFTPVSDGELMHRLVTGSALAVIRGAGHLPNLERAAEFNDVFGRFLDTPRLRPASGEER